The Penaeus vannamei isolate JL-2024 unplaced genomic scaffold, ASM4276789v1 unanchor2271, whole genome shotgun sequence genome segment ggtgatgaaCATGACGAGCCACCATGAAggcgattcaacatccctggtgatgatgaacatgacaagctaccatgagggcgattcaacatccctggtgatgatgaatatgacaagccaccatgagggcgattcaacatccctggtgatgatgaatatgacaagCCATGAGGGTgattcaacatccctggtgatgatgaacgtgaccagccaccatgagggcgactcaacatccctggtgatgatgaacatgacaagccaccatgagggcgactcaacatccctggtgatgatgaatgtgaccagccaccatgagggcgactCAACATCCGTGAAGATGGTGCTGGCGATAAATGCAATGGCGAGGCTATCGTCATCACCATGACaacgatcatcactatcataaaacGCTGACAGTGAATATCACCATACTGCCACTGTCGCGTTTTTCCCAAATACTGAGGCCCGGGGGAAAAAAAGATGACTGGACGACTTCTTTATCAAGAAAACTGTTATTACCCGGATTGTCACACCACAAACTTACGCGCACGTGGTATTTTCGCCCTATTCCGAAATGTACGACGACGATTTTAAtcgctttttcccccctttttgaaCACTCTCCTAATCTTTTTTTCCCCTAACAACAGAACCTCAAAATCACAAAATCCAACACTTCCTACCCATTAAACGatattcattagaaaaaaaaacaaaaaaataaaaacttgcaaaaaaaaaaaattaataaaataaataaatgaaaaaaacgagagaaaagggaaaaaaaaaaaaaaaaaatcccaacaccAGCCCATGACGGCCACCACGACTGTGACGTCATCATTTCCACTATTTACGAGCACGAGGGGGGgacaccctctacccccccaaaCCCAACCTTTACTTaaccactcttccccccccccctcccttttttccccccccccctcctccacgaaTCCAAAAACCCACCCTAatcccctcccgcccacctcccccccccctcccccccacccaatccagacccacccccctctcctaccgcccactccctccccccccttcacccaaactcctccccccctctgcagccccaccccctcctcccctatccttttcccccccacccccccaaccttgggcctaccccccccctaccccctgcccccaaaACGTTGCGCCATGCCCGCCATTCATGTTTAACAAAAGGGGgatgaggtaggggggagggggaggg includes the following:
- the LOC138861179 gene encoding mucin-4-like; translated protein: MTSHHEGDSTSLVMMNMTSYHEGDSTSLVMMNMTSHHEGDSTSLVMMNMTSHEGDSTSLVMMNVTSHHEGDSTSLVMMNMTSHHEGDSTSLVMMNVTSHHEGDSTSVKMVLAINAMARLSSSP